The proteins below come from a single Serratia ficaria genomic window:
- a CDS encoding YebG family protein has product MAVEVKYVVVRNGEEKMTFASKKEADAYDKMLDLADNLGDWLQQAPLSLDDEQREGLGFFLAENKDALAQILRGAAPPESVKKPAKAKAEKNLADPKEGSASEKQAA; this is encoded by the coding sequence ATGGCGGTTGAAGTAAAATATGTGGTGGTGAGAAACGGTGAGGAAAAAATGACTTTCGCAAGCAAGAAAGAAGCCGACGCCTACGACAAGATGCTGGATTTGGCCGACAACCTCGGCGACTGGCTGCAGCAAGCGCCGCTGAGTCTGGACGACGAGCAGCGCGAAGGCCTCGGCTTCTTCCTGGCTGAGAACAAAGACGCCCTGGCGCAGATCCTGCGCGGCGCGGCGCCGCCGGAAAGCGTCAAAAAGCCGGCTAAAGCGAAAGCGGAAAAAAACCTTGCTGACCCAAAAGAGGGGTCTGCGTCAGAAAAGCAGGCGGCATAA
- the pabB gene encoding aminodeoxychorismate synthase component 1 produces the protein MSVTAPNVKSLPYSRGALLALFAPLAHQPWAMLLHSGFAEHSHNRFDILVAEPNVTLTTRGQVTEIRQGDSRQQSAEDPFSLLQQQLAAQGWRPPFNADLPFQGGALGLFGYDLGRRIEPLPQLAAADLALPDMAIGLYDWALIADHQQQKLTLLSYRDVEQRWQWLSRQQAPPQRPFALTGGWRANMTRQQYGEKFQRIQHYLRSGDCYQINLAQRFSADYQGDEWQAFQQLSASNRAPFSAFLRLPENSVLSVSPERFLWLEQQRIQTRPIKGTLPRLADAAQDAAQAERLAHSPKDRAENLMIVDLLRNDIGRVALPGSVRVPQLFAVEPFPAVHHLVSTITATLPETTPATDLLRACFPGGSITGAPKVRAMAIIEELEPQRRNAYCGSIGYLSACGTMDTNIAIRTLIAENGRIHCSAGGGIVADSQEQAEYQETFDKVGRILPQLGEFSLS, from the coding sequence ATGAGCGTAACCGCCCCAAACGTCAAGTCTTTGCCCTACTCCCGCGGCGCCCTGTTGGCGCTCTTCGCCCCGCTCGCCCACCAGCCCTGGGCGATGCTGCTGCACTCGGGATTTGCCGAACATTCCCACAATCGTTTCGACATTCTGGTCGCGGAGCCCAACGTCACGCTGACCACCCGCGGCCAGGTCACCGAGATCCGCCAGGGCGACAGCCGGCAACAATCCGCCGAGGATCCTTTTAGCCTGCTGCAGCAACAGCTGGCGGCGCAAGGGTGGCGGCCGCCTTTCAATGCCGACCTGCCGTTCCAGGGCGGCGCACTGGGATTGTTCGGTTACGATCTGGGCCGCAGGATTGAGCCGCTGCCGCAGCTGGCCGCCGCCGACCTGGCGCTGCCGGATATGGCGATAGGCCTCTATGACTGGGCGCTGATCGCCGACCATCAACAGCAAAAGCTGACGCTGCTCAGCTATCGGGACGTCGAGCAGCGCTGGCAGTGGCTCAGCCGGCAGCAGGCCCCCCCGCAGCGGCCGTTCGCCCTGACCGGCGGCTGGCGGGCCAATATGACGCGCCAACAGTACGGTGAGAAATTCCAGCGCATCCAGCATTATTTGCGCAGCGGCGACTGCTATCAGATCAATCTGGCGCAGCGCTTTTCCGCCGACTATCAAGGGGATGAATGGCAGGCGTTTCAGCAGCTCAGCGCCAGCAACCGCGCGCCCTTTTCCGCGTTTCTGCGCCTGCCGGAAAACAGCGTGCTGAGCGTCTCTCCCGAACGTTTTCTTTGGCTGGAGCAACAGCGGATCCAAACCCGGCCGATCAAAGGCACCCTGCCGCGGCTGGCGGACGCGGCGCAGGACGCCGCGCAGGCCGAGCGGCTGGCGCACTCCCCCAAGGACCGCGCGGAGAATCTGATGATCGTCGATCTGCTGCGCAACGATATCGGCCGCGTGGCGCTGCCGGGCAGCGTGCGGGTGCCGCAGCTGTTCGCCGTGGAACCCTTCCCGGCGGTGCATCATTTGGTCAGCACCATCACCGCGACGCTGCCGGAGACCACGCCGGCCACCGACCTGCTGCGCGCCTGCTTCCCCGGCGGCTCGATCACCGGCGCCCCCAAGGTGCGGGCGATGGCCATCATCGAAGAGCTGGAGCCGCAGCGCCGCAACGCCTACTGCGGCAGCATCGGCTACCTCAGCGCCTGCGGCACCATGGACACCAATATCGCCATCCGCACGCTGATCGCCGAAAATGGCCGCATCCATTGCTCCGCCGGCGGCGGCATCGTGGCGGACAGCCAGGAACAGGCGGAGTATCAGGAAACCTTCGACAAGGTTGGCCGCATTCTGCCGCAGCTTGGGGAGTTTAGCCTGTCGTGA
- the yebF gene encoding protein YebF, giving the protein MNKTGLGLAIALLTMAGLSTAAQAQEQRTAKVAQCAGLQPAEVAAQVKRDFLQNRITRWEADKKLLGTATPIAWVSPDAISGKDQVWQVPLRVRGTRLDTTYHVTLNCNSGEITYGAPQ; this is encoded by the coding sequence ATGAACAAAACGGGATTGGGTTTGGCCATTGCGTTGTTGACCATGGCTGGTTTGTCGACGGCGGCGCAGGCGCAGGAACAGCGCACCGCCAAGGTGGCGCAGTGCGCCGGTTTGCAGCCGGCGGAGGTAGCAGCCCAGGTGAAGCGCGATTTTCTGCAAAACCGCATTACGCGCTGGGAAGCGGACAAAAAGCTGCTCGGCACCGCCACGCCGATAGCCTGGGTTAGCCCCGACGCCATCAGCGGCAAGGATCAGGTTTGGCAGGTTCCGCTGAGGGTGCGCGGCACCCGGCTGGATACGACCTACCATGTCACGCTCAACTGCAATTCGGGCGAAATCACCTACGGCGCTCCCCAGTAA
- a CDS encoding EAL domain-containing protein, producing MLMTHLAASQYRYYRWLLAGAVGLAILLISLYTRYYQEVTNIEQSQQALATRTVTKINQLLQPAELQAGRSMPLLEQSCESAMPTLRFRAAQNQALRSMLLVKNDKIYCSSLFGARDYQFAAVLPSIANGGARLALRPSLAVSRGVPTLVMWTPSASDKNSGVLHVFNIELLANFLLEPQEPYAQRVVLNVADNSLEYGRREILNRDTLTADLRYTANSAKYPFSVSLFGPQVGMLALAALPRHIPLALLVSLLAAYVVYLLTANRMSLAYHIGHAITHREFRVYCQPIINSDTGRCSGVEMLLRWKKKRQGWISPDVFIPLAEQHELIIPLTRYLMNTVVENLQLFPPRPSFYISINVAAEHFNAVNIIDDIRQIWLPAQPMPSLMLELTERTALSAIQYEQIKTLKEMGIMLAIDDFGTGHSSLSYLKNLSPDVLKIDRGFTAAIGTDAVNATVTDTIILLAQRLKLKLVAEGVETEEQADYLRAREVNALQGYYFAKPMPIHVFPLWLRQYESRLRTGAEPEGQANQPEA from the coding sequence ATGTTGATGACCCACCTTGCCGCGTCCCAATATCGCTACTACCGTTGGCTGCTGGCCGGCGCGGTGGGGCTGGCTATTCTGTTGATATCGCTGTACACCCGCTATTATCAAGAGGTCACAAACATCGAACAGAGCCAGCAGGCGCTGGCCACCCGCACCGTCACCAAAATCAATCAGCTGCTGCAGCCGGCCGAGCTGCAGGCCGGGCGCAGCATGCCGCTGCTGGAACAAAGCTGCGAGAGCGCCATGCCGACGCTGCGTTTTCGCGCCGCGCAAAACCAGGCGCTGCGCTCCATGCTGCTGGTGAAAAACGACAAGATTTACTGCTCCAGCCTGTTCGGCGCCCGCGATTATCAATTCGCCGCCGTGCTGCCGAGCATCGCCAACGGCGGCGCCAGGCTGGCGCTGCGGCCTTCGCTGGCGGTGAGCCGGGGCGTGCCGACGCTGGTGATGTGGACGCCGTCCGCCAGCGACAAAAACAGCGGCGTGCTGCACGTTTTCAATATCGAGCTGCTGGCCAACTTCCTGCTCGAGCCTCAGGAGCCCTATGCCCAGCGGGTGGTGCTGAACGTCGCCGACAACAGCCTGGAATACGGCCGACGGGAAATCCTCAACCGCGATACCCTGACCGCCGACCTGCGCTATACCGCCAACTCCGCCAAATATCCCTTCTCGGTTTCGCTGTTTGGCCCGCAGGTCGGCATGCTGGCGCTGGCCGCGCTGCCGCGGCACATCCCGCTGGCGTTATTGGTCAGCCTGCTGGCGGCCTACGTGGTGTATTTGCTGACCGCCAACCGCATGAGCCTGGCCTACCATATCGGCCACGCCATCACCCACCGCGAGTTTCGCGTTTACTGCCAGCCGATTATCAACAGCGACACCGGACGTTGCTCGGGGGTTGAGATGCTGCTGCGCTGGAAGAAGAAGCGCCAGGGCTGGATCTCGCCGGACGTGTTCATTCCGCTGGCGGAGCAGCATGAGCTGATCATCCCGCTGACCCGCTATCTGATGAATACCGTGGTGGAAAACCTGCAGCTGTTCCCGCCGCGCCCGTCGTTTTACATCAGCATCAACGTGGCCGCCGAGCATTTCAACGCGGTCAATATCATCGATGACATTCGGCAGATTTGGCTGCCGGCGCAGCCGATGCCTTCCCTGATGCTGGAACTGACCGAGCGCACCGCGCTGTCGGCCATTCAATACGAGCAAATAAAAACGCTGAAAGAGATGGGGATCATGCTGGCCATCGATGACTTCGGCACCGGGCACAGCTCGCTGAGCTACCTGAAAAACCTCAGCCCGGACGTGTTGAAAATCGATCGCGGCTTTACCGCCGCCATCGGCACCGACGCGGTTAACGCCACCGTCACCGACACCATCATCCTGCTGGCGCAGCGCCTGAAGCTGAAGCTGGTGGCCGAGGGGGTCGAGACGGAGGAACAGGCGGACTACCTGCGCGCGCGCGAAGTGAACGCCCTGCAGGGCTATTACTTCGCCAAACCCATGCCTATCCATGTGTTCCCGCTGTGGTTACGGCAATACGAGTCGCGTTTGAGAACCGGCGCAGAGCCGGAGGGGCAGGCAAACCAGCCGGAGGCGTAA
- the cspE gene encoding transcription antiterminator/RNA stability regulator CspE: MAKITGHVKWFNESKGFGFITPADGSKDVFVHFSAIVSEGFKTLAEGQQVEFSIQDSQRGPAAADVVAI, translated from the coding sequence ATGGCTAAGATCACCGGTCACGTTAAATGGTTCAACGAAAGCAAGGGCTTCGGTTTCATCACCCCGGCCGACGGCTCCAAGGACGTTTTCGTTCATTTCTCCGCTATCGTCAGCGAGGGGTTCAAAACGCTGGCGGAAGGCCAGCAGGTCGAGTTCTCCATCCAGGACAGCCAACGTGGCCCGGCCGCAGCCGACGTCGTCGCCATTTAA
- the yqfB gene encoding N(4)-acetylcytidine aminohydrolase translates to MSREITFFSRFERDILAGLKTITIRDASESHFHPGEVLRVSRNEDGEFFCFIEVSSVAPVRLDALTEQHAQQENMSLGELKRVIEEIYPGVDELFVITFAKR, encoded by the coding sequence ATGAGCCGTGAAATAACCTTCTTCAGCCGCTTTGAGCGAGACATCCTGGCCGGGCTCAAAACCATCACCATTCGGGACGCCAGCGAATCGCACTTTCATCCCGGTGAAGTGTTGCGGGTAAGCCGTAACGAAGACGGCGAGTTTTTCTGCTTTATCGAGGTGTCGTCGGTGGCGCCGGTGCGCCTGGATGCGCTGACGGAACAACATGCACAGCAGGAAAATATGTCGCTCGGCGAGTTGAAGCGGGTGATCGAGGAAATCTATCCCGGGGTGGATGAGCTGTTTGTCATCACTTTTGCCAAACGCTGA
- a CDS encoding CoA pyrophosphatase, with amino-acid sequence MNPPNYPASLAAFISRFQLQLPQASQISHNVRPAAVLIPIVCRPEPTLLLTRRADSLRKHAGQVAFPGGKTDADDGSAIVTALREAQEEVAIPPQAVTVIGQMAPLDSSTGFQVTPIVGLIPPEVEFHANEAEVADVFEMPLREALTLSRYYPLDIHRGGHTHRIYLSWYQSQFVWGLTAAIIRRLAQQVSL; translated from the coding sequence GTGAACCCACCGAATTATCCGGCCTCGCTGGCCGCCTTTATCAGCCGTTTCCAGCTGCAGCTGCCGCAGGCATCGCAGATTTCGCACAACGTGCGCCCGGCGGCGGTGCTGATCCCGATTGTTTGCCGCCCGGAGCCGACGCTGCTGCTGACCCGGCGCGCCGACTCGTTGCGTAAACACGCCGGCCAGGTGGCGTTTCCCGGCGGCAAAACCGACGCCGATGACGGCTCGGCGATCGTCACGGCGCTGCGTGAAGCGCAGGAAGAGGTGGCTATCCCGCCGCAGGCCGTCACCGTCATCGGCCAGATGGCGCCGCTCGACAGCAGCACCGGATTCCAGGTCACGCCGATCGTCGGCCTGATCCCGCCGGAGGTGGAGTTCCACGCCAACGAGGCCGAAGTGGCTGACGTCTTCGAGATGCCGCTGCGCGAAGCCCTGACGCTATCGCGCTATTATCCGCTGGATATTCACCGCGGCGGCCATACGCACCGCATTTATCTTTCCTGGTATCAAAGCCAGTTCGTGTGGGGGCTCACCGCCGCGATCATTCGACGTCTGGCGCAGCAAGTCAGCCTCTGA
- a CDS encoding lipoprotein: protein MKKILMGVAALVFAGVLAGCNQLTQYTLSEQEVNDYLQKHNDYQKQIGVPGLLDANIVLTQLQSQIGRSEPGKVTLSGDAKVNITSILGPQTADLKLTLKAQPVYDREKGAIFLKDMELTDYSVQPEKMQTVMKALTPYLNQSLKSYFDQKPAYVLNPDNSKTEALAKKLAKGLEVKPGELVIPFSD from the coding sequence ATGAAGAAGATTCTGATGGGCGTAGCCGCCCTGGTGTTCGCCGGCGTATTGGCCGGTTGTAATCAACTCACCCAGTACACGCTCAGCGAGCAGGAAGTGAATGATTACCTGCAAAAGCACAACGATTATCAGAAGCAGATCGGCGTGCCTGGGCTGCTGGACGCCAATATCGTGCTGACCCAGCTGCAGAGCCAGATTGGCCGCAGCGAGCCGGGCAAAGTCACCCTGTCGGGCGACGCCAAGGTCAACATTACCTCGATCCTCGGCCCGCAGACCGCGGACCTGAAGCTGACGTTAAAAGCGCAGCCGGTCTACGATCGTGAAAAAGGCGCCATCTTCCTGAAAGACATGGAGCTGACCGACTACAGCGTGCAGCCGGAAAAAATGCAGACGGTGATGAAGGCGCTGACCCCTTACCTGAATCAGTCGCTGAAATCCTACTTCGACCAGAAACCGGCCTACGTGCTGAATCCTGACAACAGCAAAACCGAAGCCCTGGCGAAGAAGCTGGCGAAAGGACTGGAAGTGAAACCGGGCGAGTTGGTGATCCCGTTCAGCGACTGA
- a CDS encoding glycosyltransferase produces MSLMLSVIVPLHNAGSLFEPFLASLLAQHERRLEVIIVNDGSTDGSGDIAHRYAAQHPHIRVIDQANAGVSNARNAGLAIARGKYVAFPDADDLLAPEMYSTLLEQAEKHQLDVMQCNGERYFASQDELKPIFPAQRLSSTAVIDGVQWFERALKSRRFIHVVWLAIYRLDFIKQHRLYFEPGLHHQDIPWTTEVMFNAQRVKYLSKPLYRQRVHDRSISNRRRTGNANVQYQRHYMKIVEMLTQLNHRYADKIDLRPAFHWQIAREALGICHSIRREPELTAQCRITEEFYRRGIDKAMAANARGIKQGWHVMLWRHRLKQWHGRSGCSQPA; encoded by the coding sequence ATGTCGTTAATGCTGAGCGTCATCGTCCCGCTGCATAATGCGGGATCGCTGTTCGAACCTTTCCTGGCCTCGCTGCTGGCGCAGCATGAGCGCCGGCTGGAGGTGATCATCGTCAATGATGGTTCCACCGACGGCTCCGGCGATATTGCCCACCGTTACGCGGCCCAACACCCGCATATCAGGGTGATCGATCAGGCCAACGCCGGGGTGTCCAATGCGCGCAATGCCGGCCTGGCCATCGCCCGGGGAAAATACGTGGCGTTTCCGGACGCGGATGATTTATTGGCGCCGGAGATGTATTCCACGCTGCTGGAGCAGGCGGAAAAACATCAATTAGATGTTATGCAGTGCAACGGCGAGCGCTATTTCGCCAGCCAGGATGAGCTTAAGCCGATATTCCCAGCGCAGCGGTTGAGCAGCACGGCGGTGATCGACGGCGTACAGTGGTTCGAGCGGGCGCTGAAGTCGCGCCGGTTTATTCACGTGGTGTGGCTGGCGATATATCGTCTTGATTTTATCAAACAACATCGGCTGTATTTTGAACCGGGTCTGCATCATCAGGATATACCCTGGACTACCGAAGTGATGTTCAATGCGCAGCGGGTCAAATACCTGAGTAAACCGCTGTACCGGCAGCGGGTGCACGATCGGTCGATCAGCAACCGCCGCCGTACCGGCAACGCCAATGTGCAATATCAGCGTCATTACATGAAGATCGTCGAAATGCTGACGCAGCTCAACCACCGCTATGCGGACAAAATCGATCTTCGCCCGGCGTTCCACTGGCAGATCGCCCGCGAAGCGCTGGGCATCTGCCACAGCATCCGCCGCGAGCCGGAGCTGACGGCGCAGTGCCGGATAACCGAAGAGTTCTACCGGCGCGGCATCGACAAGGCAATGGCCGCCAATGCGCGCGGCATCAAGCAAGGCTGGCATGTCATGCTGTGGCGACACCGTCTGAAGCAGTGGCACGGCCGCAGCGGCTGCTCGCAGCCCGCCTGA
- a CDS encoding YoaH family protein: MLAGMPSLSHAEQQAAAERIHQLMEQGMSSGEAIARVAQEIREKHQGDPVSALFDDEDEEEYEARPDEQADDNDEEDENY, encoded by the coding sequence ATGCTTGCAGGTATGCCATCACTGAGCCACGCAGAGCAACAGGCAGCGGCGGAGCGCATTCATCAACTGATGGAACAGGGCATGAGCAGCGGTGAAGCCATCGCCCGCGTCGCGCAGGAAATCCGCGAAAAGCATCAGGGTGACCCGGTTTCGGCGTTGTTCGATGACGAAGATGAAGAAGAGTATGAAGCACGGCCCGACGAGCAGGCCGATGACAACGATGAAGAAGACGAAAACTATTGA
- the sdaA gene encoding L-serine ammonia-lyase: protein MISVFDMFKIGIGPSSSHTVGPMKAGKQFVDDLVNKGLMPSITRVAVDVYGSLSLTGKGHHTDIAIILGLAGNMPDTVDIDSIPGFIRDVEQRQRLMLASGLHEVDFPRDGGMVFRSDNLPLHENGMRIHAFAGDKEIYSKTYYSIGGGFIVDEENFGKADAHELSVPYPFNFARDILQHCRETGLSLSGMVMQNELALHSKQEIETYFGNVWQTMRACIDRGLNTEGVLPGPLRVPRRASALRRMLVSSDKLSSDPMNVIDWVNMFALAVNEENAAGGRVVTAPTNGACGIVPAVLAYYDHFIESVSPDIYIRYFMAAGAIGALYKMNASISGAEVGCQGEVGVACSMAAAGLAELLGGSPEQVCVAAEIGMEHNLGLTCDPVAGQVQVPCIERNAIASVKAINSARMALRRTSEPRVSLDKVIETMYETGKDMNAKYRETSRGGLAIKVQCD, encoded by the coding sequence GTGATTAGCGTTTTCGACATGTTTAAGATCGGCATCGGCCCGTCCAGCTCTCATACGGTTGGACCGATGAAAGCCGGCAAACAGTTTGTCGACGATCTGGTAAATAAAGGCCTGATGCCTTCTATCACGCGTGTCGCCGTAGACGTTTACGGCTCACTCTCATTGACCGGTAAAGGTCACCATACCGATATCGCTATCATCCTCGGCCTGGCGGGCAATATGCCCGACACCGTTGATATCGATAGCATCCCGGGTTTTATTCGCGATGTAGAACAACGTCAACGCCTGATGCTGGCCAGCGGTCTGCATGAGGTTGATTTCCCGCGCGACGGCGGCATGGTCTTCCGCAGCGACAACCTGCCGCTGCATGAAAACGGCATGCGCATCCACGCCTTCGCCGGCGACAAGGAAATTTACAGCAAGACTTATTACTCCATCGGCGGCGGCTTTATCGTCGATGAAGAAAACTTCGGCAAGGCCGACGCCCATGAGCTGAGCGTGCCTTACCCGTTCAACTTCGCCCGCGACATCCTTCAGCACTGCCGTGAAACCGGGCTGTCGCTGTCCGGCATGGTGATGCAAAACGAGCTGGCGCTGCACAGCAAGCAGGAAATCGAGACCTACTTCGGCAACGTCTGGCAAACCATGCGCGCCTGTATCGATCGCGGCCTGAACACCGAAGGCGTGCTGCCTGGTCCGCTGCGCGTGCCGCGTCGCGCCTCCGCTCTGCGCCGCATGCTGGTGTCCTCCGACAAGCTGTCCAGCGATCCGATGAACGTGATCGACTGGGTCAACATGTTCGCGCTGGCGGTAAATGAAGAGAACGCCGCCGGCGGCCGCGTGGTCACCGCGCCGACCAACGGCGCCTGCGGCATCGTGCCTGCGGTGCTGGCGTATTACGATCACTTTATCGAATCCGTCAGCCCGGACATCTACATCCGCTACTTTATGGCGGCGGGGGCGATTGGCGCGCTGTACAAGATGAACGCCTCCATTTCCGGCGCCGAAGTCGGCTGCCAGGGCGAAGTGGGCGTCGCCTGCTCCATGGCGGCGGCCGGCCTGGCCGAACTGCTGGGCGGCAGCCCGGAGCAGGTTTGCGTGGCGGCGGAGATCGGCATGGAACACAACCTGGGCTTAACCTGCGACCCGGTCGCCGGCCAGGTGCAGGTTCCCTGCATCGAACGCAACGCCATCGCCTCGGTCAAGGCGATCAACTCGGCGCGCATGGCTCTGCGCCGCACCAGCGAACCGCGCGTTTCGCTGGATAAGGTGATCGAGACCATGTACGAAACCGGCAAGGACATGAACGCCAAATACCGCGAAACTTCGCGCGGCGGCCTGGCCATCAAGGTGCAGTGCGACTGA
- the purT gene encoding formate-dependent phosphoribosylglycinamide formyltransferase yields the protein MLTIGTALRPSATRVMLLGSGELGKEVAIECQRLGLEVIAVDRYADAPAMHVAHRSHVINMLDGAALKALIERERPDYIVPEIEAIATDMLVELEQQGHRVVPCAEATRLTMNREGIRRLAAETLGLPTSRYRFADGEADFHQAIAHIGYPCIVKPVMSSSGKGQSLIRGPEQLKTAWDYAQQGGRAGGGRVIVEGLVKFDFEITLLTLSAVDGVHFCAPIGHRQEDGDYRESWQPQSMSDLALSRAQAIAEQVVKALGGFGLFGVELFVCGDEVIFSEVSPRPHDTGMVTLISQNLSEFALHVRAFLGLPVGAIRQFGPSASAVILPQMTSTDLRFGGLDRALSGYNQLRLFGKPEIQGQRRMGVALATAETVEQAVEMAKQAAAAVTLEG from the coding sequence ATGTTAACGATTGGAACCGCCCTGCGCCCGTCCGCCACCCGCGTTATGCTGCTCGGCTCCGGCGAGCTGGGTAAAGAAGTCGCCATTGAATGCCAGCGCTTGGGGCTGGAAGTGATCGCCGTCGATCGCTACGCCGACGCGCCCGCCATGCATGTGGCGCACCGCAGCCACGTCATCAATATGCTCGATGGCGCCGCGCTCAAGGCACTGATTGAACGGGAACGCCCCGATTACATCGTGCCGGAAATAGAGGCCATCGCCACCGACATGCTGGTTGAGCTGGAGCAACAGGGCCACCGCGTGGTGCCCTGCGCCGAAGCGACCCGCCTGACCATGAACCGTGAAGGCATTCGGCGCCTGGCGGCGGAAACCCTCGGCCTGCCCACCTCCCGCTATCGCTTTGCCGACGGCGAGGCCGATTTCCATCAGGCGATAGCGCACATCGGCTATCCGTGCATCGTCAAGCCGGTCATGAGTTCGTCCGGCAAGGGGCAAAGCCTGATCCGCGGCCCGGAGCAGTTGAAAACCGCCTGGGATTACGCCCAACAGGGCGGGCGCGCCGGCGGCGGCCGGGTGATCGTCGAAGGTCTGGTGAAGTTTGACTTCGAGATTACCCTGCTGACGCTCAGCGCCGTGGATGGCGTGCATTTCTGCGCCCCTATCGGGCACCGCCAGGAAGACGGCGACTATCGCGAGTCCTGGCAGCCGCAGTCGATGTCCGATCTGGCCCTGAGCCGCGCCCAGGCTATTGCGGAGCAAGTGGTGAAGGCGCTGGGCGGATTCGGCCTGTTCGGCGTAGAGCTGTTCGTTTGCGGCGATGAGGTGATCTTCAGCGAGGTGTCACCGCGCCCGCACGATACCGGCATGGTGACGCTGATTTCCCAGAACCTGTCGGAATTCGCGCTGCACGTTCGCGCCTTCCTCGGCCTGCCGGTTGGCGCAATCCGCCAGTTCGGCCCCTCCGCCTCGGCGGTGATCCTGCCGCAAATGACCAGCACCGACCTGCGTTTTGGCGGCCTGGACCGCGCGCTGAGCGGATATAATCAGCTGCGCTTATTCGGCAAACCGGAGATTCAGGGGCAGCGCCGCATGGGCGTGGCGCTGGCGACGGCGGAAACGGTGGAACAAGCGGTGGAAATGGCCAAGCAGGCAGCCGCTGCGGTCACGCTCGAAGGGTAA
- the dbpA gene encoding ATP-dependent RNA helicase DbpA, with product MSTVSFSSLPLPAAQLANLNELGYAEMTPVQAAALPAILQGRDVRAKAKTGSGKTAAFGIGLLDKINVGQVAAQALILCPTRELADQVSKELRRLARFTQNIKILTLCGGQPMGPQLDSLVHAPHIVVGTPGRIQEHLRKKTLVLDELKVLVLDEADRMLDMGFADDIDDVIGYTPPQRQTLLFSATYPTGIERISARVQRDPLNVEVDGDEDLPTIEQRFYETTRDQRPALLVSAIRHFQPSSCVVFCNTKRDCQSVFEALEARGISALALHGDLEQRDRDQVLVRFANRSCRVLVATDVAARGLDIKDLELVVNYELAFDPEVHVHRIGRTGRAGMSGRAISLCTPQEMARAHAIEEYLQLRVDWAPVSELSGAANTPLEAEMITLCIDGGRKAKIRPGDILGALTGDAGLTAAEVGKIDMFPVHAYVAIRKASARKAMQQLQQGKIKGKSCKVRLLK from the coding sequence GTGAGCACAGTTTCTTTTTCTTCCCTGCCGCTGCCAGCCGCACAGTTGGCCAACCTCAACGAACTGGGGTATGCCGAAATGACGCCGGTGCAGGCCGCCGCGCTGCCCGCCATCCTGCAAGGGCGGGACGTGCGCGCCAAGGCAAAAACCGGCAGCGGTAAAACGGCGGCGTTCGGCATCGGCCTGCTGGACAAAATCAACGTCGGCCAGGTCGCCGCCCAGGCCTTGATCCTGTGCCCGACGCGCGAGCTGGCTGACCAGGTGAGCAAAGAGCTGCGCCGCCTGGCGCGCTTCACCCAGAACATCAAAATACTGACTCTGTGCGGCGGCCAGCCGATGGGCCCGCAGCTCGACTCGCTGGTGCATGCGCCGCATATCGTGGTGGGCACGCCAGGCCGCATTCAGGAGCACTTGCGCAAGAAAACGCTGGTGCTGGATGAACTGAAGGTGCTGGTGCTGGACGAAGCCGACCGCATGCTGGACATGGGGTTCGCCGACGACATCGACGACGTGATCGGCTATACGCCGCCGCAGCGTCAGACCCTGCTGTTTTCCGCCACCTATCCGACCGGCATTGAGCGCATCAGCGCGCGGGTGCAGCGCGACCCTTTGAATGTGGAAGTGGACGGTGACGAAGACCTGCCGACCATCGAGCAGCGCTTTTACGAAACCACCCGCGATCAGCGCCCGGCGCTGCTGGTTTCGGCGATCCGTCATTTTCAGCCGTCCTCCTGCGTGGTGTTCTGCAACACCAAGCGCGACTGCCAGAGCGTGTTTGAAGCGCTGGAGGCGCGTGGCATCAGCGCGCTGGCGCTGCATGGCGATCTGGAACAGCGCGACCGCGATCAGGTGCTGGTGCGTTTCGCCAACCGCAGCTGCCGGGTGCTGGTAGCGACCGACGTCGCCGCGCGCGGGCTGGATATCAAGGATTTGGAGCTGGTGGTTAACTACGAGCTGGCGTTCGATCCGGAGGTGCACGTTCACCGCATCGGCCGCACCGGCCGCGCCGGCATGAGCGGCCGGGCCATCAGCCTGTGCACGCCGCAGGAAATGGCGCGTGCGCACGCCATCGAGGAATACCTGCAGCTGCGGGTCGATTGGGCGCCGGTGTCTGAGCTGAGCGGGGCGGCCAATACGCCGCTGGAAGCCGAGATGATCACGCTGTGCATCGACGGTGGCCGCAAGGCGAAAATTCGCCCCGGCGACATCCTGGGCGCGCTGACCGGCGACGCCGGCCTGACGGCGGCGGAAGTGGGCAAGATCGACATGTTCCCGGTGCATGCCTACGTGGCGATCCGCAAGGCCAGCGCCCGTAAGGCGATGCAACAGCTGCAGCAGGGTAAAATCAAAGGCAAAAGCTGCAAGGTGCGTTTGTTGAAATAA